In the genome of Carnobacterium viridans, one region contains:
- the arcC gene encoding carbamate kinase codes for MAKRKIVVALGGNAILSNDASAQAQQQALEKTAEYLVKFIENGDDLVISHGNGPQVGNLLLQQIAGDTPHNPAMPLDTCVAMTQGSIGYWMQNALGRALGKRNIDKQVVSLITQVIVDETDPAFEQPSKPVGPFLSKEEAESEMERSQAVFKEDSGRGWRKVVPSPKPISINEHIVINQLVENGVIPITVGGGGIPVVKKGNELRGVEAVIDKDFASQKLAELIQADLLVVLTGVNNIYINYNQPNQKQLNEVTVTEMKGYIAEHQFAAGSMLPKVEAAIAFVENSKNGKAIVTSLENIEYVLTEGAGTIITK; via the coding sequence ATGGCAAAAAGAAAAATCGTTGTTGCTTTAGGTGGGAATGCGATTTTGTCAAATGATGCAAGTGCGCAAGCACAACAACAAGCGCTTGAAAAAACAGCGGAATATTTGGTGAAATTTATTGAGAATGGTGATGACTTGGTTATTTCACATGGCAACGGACCACAAGTAGGGAATTTATTATTGCAACAGATTGCAGGAGATACACCTCATAATCCAGCTATGCCATTAGATACTTGTGTAGCTATGACACAAGGAAGTATTGGGTACTGGATGCAAAATGCACTTGGGCGGGCCTTAGGGAAACGGAACATAGATAAACAAGTAGTCTCATTGATTACTCAAGTCATTGTTGATGAGACAGACCCTGCCTTTGAGCAGCCAAGTAAACCAGTTGGACCATTCCTGTCTAAAGAAGAAGCTGAATCAGAAATGGAACGATCTCAAGCTGTTTTTAAAGAAGATTCTGGAAGAGGCTGGCGAAAAGTAGTTCCTTCTCCAAAACCAATCAGTATTAATGAGCATATTGTGATCAATCAATTAGTCGAAAATGGAGTCATTCCAATAACGGTTGGTGGAGGTGGTATTCCAGTCGTAAAAAAAGGCAACGAGCTAAGAGGTGTTGAAGCTGTAATCGATAAAGATTTTGCCTCTCAAAAACTAGCAGAGTTGATACAAGCAGACTTACTGGTTGTGTTGACGGGTGTCAATAATATCTATATCAATTACAATCAACCCAATCAAAAACAACTAAATGAAGTTACGGTTACAGAAATGAAAGGCTATATTGCTGAGCATCAATTTGCTGCAGGAAGTATGCTCCCTAAAGTAGAGGCTGCAATTGCGTTTGTAGAAAATTCAAAAAATGGAAAAGCAATTGTTACATCTTTAGAAAATATCGAATATGTTTTAACAGAAGGAGCTGGAACAATTATTACAAAATAA
- a CDS encoding Crp/Fnr family transcriptional regulator yields the protein MNRSVLMTTIQKKVINLYELRYKPIFSEFTDPEFNLLRKNMYLRKYKKGQVLFDEEDIREKIFYLISGLVRLEKYDESAFYTYTDYVKKETLFPYGGMFSDEVYHYSAYAVTDIELYYIPTTLFESLIEKNPKQMIFFYHKLSKILETHEKRLQYMVVSNATNRIIKALNYLMKELGDYTNPTMVNIPYPITINEIANMSGCSRETVGNTIKKLKEMEKLEYEHKLFVFKDLVYFNSYTE from the coding sequence ATGAATAGGAGTGTTTTGATGACAACCATTCAAAAAAAGGTAATCAACTTATATGAACTACGATACAAGCCTATTTTTTCAGAATTTACTGATCCAGAATTTAATCTTCTCCGAAAAAATATGTATCTGCGTAAGTATAAAAAAGGGCAAGTTCTTTTTGACGAAGAGGACATCCGCGAAAAAATATTTTATTTAATCAGCGGTTTGGTTAGACTTGAGAAATATGATGAAAGTGCTTTTTATACGTACACCGACTATGTGAAAAAGGAAACATTGTTCCCCTATGGCGGAATGTTTTCTGATGAGGTTTATCATTATTCTGCGTATGCTGTGACAGATATAGAGCTGTATTATATTCCAACAACTCTTTTCGAAAGTCTAATAGAAAAAAATCCTAAACAAATGATTTTTTTCTATCATAAATTATCTAAGATTCTTGAAACTCACGAAAAAAGGCTACAATATATGGTTGTATCAAATGCTACAAATCGAATCATTAAAGCATTAAATTATTTAATGAAAGAGCTGGGAGACTATACAAATCCAACAATGGTCAACATACCTTATCCAATTACGATTAATGAAATAGCAAACATGAGCGGATGTTCAAGAGAAACGGTAGGAAACACGATAAAAAAATTAAAAGAAATGGAAAAATTAGAATACGAACACAAGCTTTTCGTATTTAAAGACCTAGTTTATTTCAATTCTTATACAGAATAA
- the arcD gene encoding arginine-ornithine antiporter, with the protein MEDKKVGLVPLIALVVGSIIGGGIFNLMSDMAVEASVGPVIIGWIIAGVGMGFLAFCFQNLSAKRPDLDAGIYSYAKEGFGKYMGFNSAWGYWLSAFLGNVAYGTLLFSSIGYFFPVFGDGQNLASVIGASVMLWLVHALILKGVETASFINAIVTAAKLIPLAIFFVAMFVAFKLDVFTADFWGTISGNFSFKEVMDQVQGTMLVTVWVFIGIEGAVVFSGRAKRKSDVGKATIIGLVTVIAIYLLTTILSMAVLTRPELADLPQPAMAYLLESVVGKWGAVLINIGVIISVSGAWLAWTMFAAELPFQAAKQGAFPKFFIKENKNGAPVNSLLFTNILIQLFLFTFLISSRAYNFAFSLASSAILIPYAFTAFYQLKLSVMEKNGTKRRNQNIFIGIVASIYAVWLIYAGGVDYLLLTMLLYAPGIIIYAWVQKENKEKIFTKSEWIAAAVIVLLFILAIIQIANGSIDISNM; encoded by the coding sequence GTGGAAGATAAAAAAGTAGGCTTGGTTCCTTTAATTGCTTTAGTTGTAGGTTCCATTATTGGTGGTGGAATTTTTAATTTAATGTCCGATATGGCTGTAGAAGCTTCTGTAGGTCCGGTAATCATTGGTTGGATTATAGCCGGCGTAGGAATGGGTTTCTTGGCATTTTGCTTTCAAAATTTATCTGCTAAGCGCCCTGACTTGGATGCTGGGATTTATAGTTACGCTAAAGAAGGATTCGGAAAATATATGGGATTCAACTCAGCTTGGGGTTATTGGTTGTCAGCGTTCCTAGGAAATGTTGCTTATGGGACGTTATTATTCAGCTCAATTGGTTATTTTTTTCCTGTATTTGGAGACGGTCAGAACTTAGCTTCGGTTATTGGCGCGTCTGTCATGCTATGGTTGGTTCATGCACTTATATTAAAAGGAGTTGAAACGGCTTCCTTTATCAATGCAATCGTCACAGCAGCAAAATTGATTCCGTTAGCCATCTTTTTTGTAGCCATGTTTGTAGCCTTTAAATTAGATGTTTTTACAGCTGATTTTTGGGGAACGATTTCTGGGAATTTTTCATTTAAAGAAGTTATGGATCAAGTTCAAGGTACGATGTTAGTTACAGTATGGGTATTTATTGGTATTGAGGGAGCAGTTGTCTTCTCCGGTCGAGCTAAGCGCAAATCTGATGTTGGTAAAGCGACTATTATCGGTTTAGTAACCGTGATTGCCATTTACCTACTCACAACAATTTTATCAATGGCCGTTTTAACTAGACCTGAATTAGCCGACTTGCCTCAACCTGCAATGGCTTATTTGTTAGAAAGTGTCGTTGGCAAGTGGGGCGCGGTGTTGATCAATATTGGTGTAATCATTTCTGTGTCGGGCGCTTGGCTTGCTTGGACTATGTTTGCAGCTGAATTGCCATTTCAAGCAGCGAAACAAGGTGCCTTCCCTAAATTTTTTATTAAAGAAAATAAAAATGGTGCACCCGTTAATTCATTATTGTTTACAAATATACTAATTCAATTGTTCTTGTTTACTTTTTTAATCAGTTCAAGAGCTTATAATTTCGCTTTTTCATTGGCTTCATCAGCCATTTTAATTCCTTATGCATTTACAGCATTTTATCAATTAAAACTGTCGGTAATGGAAAAAAATGGCACAAAACGACGGAATCAAAATATTTTTATTGGAATAGTGGCTAGTATTTATGCTGTTTGGTTGATTTATGCAGGTGGAGTGGATTATTTATTGCTGACCATGTTATTGTACGCACCAGGAATCATTATTTATGCTTGGGTACAAAAAGAAAATAAAGAAAAAATATTTACTAAGAGTGAATGGATAGCGGCAGCAGTTATTGTGCTTCTTTTTATACTAGCGATTATACAGATTGCAAATGGTTCAATTGATATCAGTAATATGTAG